NNNNNNNNNNNNNNNNNNNNNNNNNNNNNNNNNNNNNNNNNNNNNNNNNNNNNNNNNNNNNNNNNNNNNNNNNNNNNNNNNNNNNNNNNNNNNNNNNNNNNNNNNNNNNNNNNNNNNNNNNNNNNNNNNNNNNNNNNNNNNNNNNNNNNNNNNNNNNNNNNNNNNNNNNNNNNNNNNNNNNNNNNNNNNNNNNNNNNNNNNNNNNNNNNNNNNNNNNNNNNNNNNNNNNNNNNNNNNNNNNNNNNNNNNNNNNNNNNNNNNNNNNNNNNNNNNNNNNNNNNNNNNNNNNNNNNNNNNNNNNNNNNNNNNNNNNNNNNNNNNNNNNNNNNNNNNNNNNNNNNNNNNNNNNNNNNNNNNNNNNNNNNNNNNNNNNNNNNNNNNNNNNNNNNNNNNNNNNNNNNNNNNNNNNNNNNNNNNNNNNNNNNNNNNNNNNNNNNNNNNNNNNNNNNNNNNNNNNNNNNNNNNNNNNNNNNNNNNNNNNNNNNNNNNNNNNNNNNNNNNNNNNNNNNNNNNNNNNNNNNNNNNNNNNNNNNNNNNNNNNNNNNNNNNNNNNNNNNNNNNNNNNNNNNNNNNNNNNNNNNNNNNNNNNNNNNNNNNNNNNNNNNNNNNNNNNNNNNNNNNNNNNNNNNNNNNNNNNNNNNNNNNNNNNNNNNNNNNNNNNNNNNNNNNNNNNNNNNNNNNNNNNNNNNNNNNNNNNNNNNNNNNNNNNNNNNNNNNNNNNNNNNNNNNNNNNNNNNNNNNNNNNNNNNNNNNNNNNNNNNNNNNNNNNNNNNNNNNNNNNNNNNNNNNNNNNNNNNNNNNNNNNNNNNNNNNNNNNNNNNNNNNNNNNNNNNNNNNNNNNNNNNNNNNNNNNNNNNNNNNNNNNNNNNNNNNNNNNNNNNNNNNNNNNNNNNNNNNNNNNNNNNNNNNNNNNNNNNNNNNNNNNNNNNNNNNNNNNNNNNNNNNNNNNNNNNNNNNNNNGCGCATGGCTGGGGTTATTTGTCCTTGAGTAGATAAAGTATAACTAATAAAAAATGATCTTATTCATTGAGAGCTGTGATGAGCAGATTGATTATATTAGTATATTTACCTTCTGTTTTTCCATATTATCTTTTTACAAAGCCAGAAAAATACCGTTACTCTTACCCGTTTCAAATTTATCTGCTTGTGCTAAAAATAATTTACACCATTTACATGATGAGGATAATAAATGACTAACATTAATGCGCTTCTCAAGCGAAAAACAAGTTTATCAGAGGATGTTGATCTATTAAATGAAATTTACAGCGAGCTGTTAGAAAATCATCTTAAAAAATTAAAGGCTGGATCTTCTCCAGATGAAATTCTTATTGCTATGCAAAAAGGGCTTGAGGATAACCTTAGACCATCCCTAACTATTAGTCATCTAAATGAGAAGCAATTGGGCTATCTTGACAGGAAACTTTCCTCTATGCCTAAGAAATTGAGTCATAAAAATAGTCAGGCTTTGCTAAAAAATCTTGCTATATCAAAAGAAGAAATATATGGCGAAGTTTCTAAAGAAGGAAGTGTAACAAAGCAGCGTGAAGCAATAAGTGATCAGGCAAACCAGATTGAATGGTTATTTTTAAACTTAATATCAGCGCTTAGGGTTAATATTAGTGACCATATTGCTGGGAAAAAAAGAAAATAAATATCTTTTAAAAAAAATAACAAGGCAGGACTCTTTTGATGATAGTTTTATAAGAGAAGAAACTGATTTATTAGATGAACTAAGTAAAAAATTCCTATCTGTTATTGAAACTGATGCATTAGACATAGATATGAACAAAGATAACTTAAAGGAGCAAAAAGTTGAAAATGAAAGAGCAAAAAAAGTAGGAAAAAGGTCAAGAGGCAATTAGCGCTTTTCTCAAAAGCAATTGATCAAAAAGTACAATACAGTATTATGGATGCACAAAGTCTATCAGATTCAGCTAAAGCTTACTCTTTTTGGGTAAAAATCGCACACCAGGCAGTAGCTGATAAAAACTATGAGCTTGCCCTCAGTGTATACAGTGCTTTAAACACAACTACAGTAGTGAGAGCTTTTGATGAGCTGAAAAAAAATAGAGCCTAAGTTAGCTGAAAATGCTTCAAATGAATATAGTGAACTCACAGCGCTTTTTTCATCAAAGAATGGCTATGAAAATATAAAAAAGAAGATGGAAAGTGCCGATGCTTTCGGCCCGTTCACACTAATTGCTAAGCAAGTAGACGCTTTTAAGAGTCATCCTAACCCTAAGTTCAAGGGCGGTAAAGGAGACGCAGAAAAAAATAAAAAGGATCAGGAGCGTTATCAAAATAGTGTTACACGCTATAAACAACTAATAAAAACGTTTAAAAAACTTATGGCTAAAGCCAAAGGCTGTGATCCAGTAGAAAATGAAAAAATAAGGGAAGACAAGAATTTTTATGTTTTATTAGATAGAATGAAACAGCTCTCATCAGCTTTGGCACTTTTTAAAAATGATGCAGTTAAAAGTGAAAAGCAAGCAGACTTAAATCGCTGTAAATCACTAAGAGAGTTGTGCTATGTTGTTTCTTCACACTATGATTTTTCTGCACGTAGCTCGACAAGCTCAGCTCGAAAGTTGGCTGACTTTCTAAATAAAAAAGAAAATCAAGCGCTTGCTCAGCAAATATCTCCTACGGGAAAAAAAATTAGCAAAAGACGTATACGTGCGTTCGCTTTGGGACAAGAAGAGGTTAGTGCTAATAAAATGAGTCAAGATAAAAAGAATAAAGAATATTTTTCTTATGGAAATAAGGAAAATAGAAATAATGACAACCATCGAAATAGCCCAAAATATAGGATTAAAAAAGTAATTATTTAAAATATGCTCAGAAGGTAAGATTAGTGGGGCGAAAACGTGAAAACCCTACACCTTTAGGGCAGGAAGGTAATGAAAAAAAGAAGGAAATATGCGATGTATGATAATAATTCCATACCTTTCAAAAAATTTACTATGAGTAATAAAGTTTAAAAAAGCAGAAAATTCTGTTACGGTCAAACCTAATATAGATTAGTAGGCCTTATATGTATGACTTATAGATATACGTTTTTAATTAATTTGTTATAAGTGTTCAAACAAGAGTCTAATTTAACTACAAGGCAAAAAGTTTTGAGTGTTAGCATTAGTTTGAACGCCTTTATTGGAACTAGCTGTTAAATCGCAAGAAACTCAACCCATATCGTAACTCTTACCCTAGAGTTAACGCAGATATCACGGCATATTAAGAGATAATAATCAAACATCAAAGACAAGAATGCTGGTGTTGTTTTAAGGAGAGTAAGATGATAATTGAAAAAAACACAAGGTAAAGAGAAAAAATGCATTGCTCTCTTTGATTAACTTTAGATAGCTAATTAATTATAAATTTATTTAAAATACCGTCATCTTTTTTTCAGCTCTCAGGCGCTGCTAAAAAATAGGGAGTTACCTTCCTTTCCTCATAGAGTGATTAGATTGTTTGAAACAAAATAACCTCAAATAACCATTAACAGGAGTGTAGATAAAATGCCCTTGATTGATAGTGAAAAATCAAAAATCGAAATCGGTGCAGCCGCAGGCATGTCCGCCTTAGCTTTAGGCTATGTCACATGGAAGTATAATAAGGCAAAGAATGAAACTGAGTTGAAGCTTATAAATGCTCTTCAAGATAAGCATAAAAACCTTCTAGGCAAGTGGGGCAAAGACTTTCAACCTCCGGTTAAAACACAAGATGACACGATAAAAATACCAAAATATGTAAAAGACACATGGTTAGCGGACATAGCACGGGGAGATGATTTAGGAGAATACAGAAAGGCTCTGAAGGAAAGTCAAAAACGCATTGCGCAATATCAGGAAAACCGCTATAAGAATCACTGGGGAACAAAAGCTGGAGACGCGCGCCATGTTGCTTGTGATTACCTTCAATACCTGTTGCAGCAATGTAAAGAACTCCCCCCTACTCAGGAAAGCCTAAAAAAACTTGATGCCGTTAAAGAAATGTTGGTGGCGTTTAGAGTTGGGCTAATTAAGGGTGATACATCAAATAACCGTAAGGGGTGGTTTCAAGGTGCAGAAAATTCGCTGGAAAAGGCAAAGGCAACTCTATCAGAGAAAATAAAAAACACAGCGCTCGATAGTCGGTTGCGTCTACAGTCCGAATTAGATTGTTTACTCGCAGAAGACTACCTGAGGCTAGCTGTAGCCCTAACTGAAACTGAAAAGAGCAATGAAATTGGGGCAATCGCAGCTACGTCTATAGAAGATTTGGCGGTGGGCCATATTAGAGAAGCATATTCTGACCAAAGTTACAAAAAGTTACATTCAAGTTACAAATCCGACATAGAAACTTGTGCAAAAAATATAAGAGACAAACAGGCAAACAACGAGGAGGGCCTGCCTAAAAAAGTAATAACGCTAGCAAATCTTCCTAAAGAACTAAGTGGTAAATGGGGAAAAGAAGCTAGCAAAAAGGAGGCAACCAAAAAAACGTCTGACTCAGTTAGAAAAACAAGAGCTGAGTTTTATTCATCGTGATGCAATTAAATTAGCCGTATTGTACAACAATAGGTCAATTTTGCTAAAAGAAATGGCGGATCATACTAGGTTTGCTGGTGAACTTCAATTGTTCGGTGGCAAAGTTTTAGTCAAATGTAAAGATGCGCTTAAAAGCCTAGGGAGAAAGATAAAAGCCTACGAGCAAAAAATTAAAGCCAATGCGTTCGGGTTTGAAAAACTACGAAGGAGGAAGTGACAACAGAGTAAATACAAGTTCACTTATGGTACTACAAAAAAGAATAGATGATAATAAACCGAAGCAAAAACAAGTAGAGAAACTTGTGAGCGAAATGCTTGATCAAAAACCGAATGAGGTAGTGAAACAAGCTGAGGTAGCGCAAATTAAGCTAGAGAAAACTCTAGATAAACTAAATGATGAGCAGAGTGCTAAGAAAAAACGTACAAAAAATATAACTCTTGATGACTTAAAAATGAACATGGAGCATCAAAAACACAGCTTGATCGATGAATATAAAGATAACTTAATCCGGCATAATCTCATCTTCAAGGAGGGTTCAAAGAATGGCATAATTACAAATTTCACAACCACCTATGAAGCAGAAGAAGGTAAGCCAGAATATATCAATGTAGATGCAGGGAAGTTGCATAAGAATATAGGTGCTTTTTTAGAGGATCGAGAAAGCAAAGGGAAAAAATCGAAAGATGAAGTTTTTGAAAAACTTAATAGCTTGAAAAATAAACTAGGTGAACATCTAAAATTAATTGATAATGTGAATGATATAGAGGCAGCAGATCGAATAAAAGCAACAAAACAAACAGGTTTAATTAGAGATAACTTTAAGATAAGTGGATATAATGACAAATTAACGGAAAATATCAAAAGGCAAAAAAATTGAAATCAAAGAATATAAGACTAACAATGAAAAACTAGTTAAAACGAAATCCAAGCTTGAGCACGAATTAGAAAAGGCGAGGAAACATAACGAAAAAGCTCAGGATAATCTGAAAGTGTGTGATGAAATACTCAGTGCTGCGGTGAAGACACTTACCGAATCACTAACGCAAGTGAGTGACACAACCGAAATTGAAAGCATCATATCTGATGAAGGTCAAACAAGCAATAAACAGGAAGCCTGGGCAAATTGGAAAAAAAGGGTTGAAAAAGGGCTAGAAAATGGTATTAAAAAACTAGGTGAATTGAAAGGAAAAAATAGCTAGTGTAGGAGTAGATCTTAAAAGTACGGAGAAAGCATTAAAAGAGGCTAGTGATGCAGTGTCGCAATTACTGGTGCAAATAAGAAATTGGAAAATTATCAAAAAAGCAACGTGGCATAATTAGTAAGCATGAAGTAGAAAAAGGTCAGTTGGAAAATAAAGTTAAAGAGCTGGAAGGTATAATAAAATCATTTGAGGGAAAAGTGGTAAGTAAAAAACAAAAACAAATGAAAAAAAATCATCCTGATTTGACTAAGTACGAAAATATTAAAAAGTCTCTCAACGAAGCAGTTACTAACGCAGCGGATGAGGGAGGAAGTCACATAAAAAAAGCTGTTATACACGACTACCTAGAATACATGGATAAGTGCATGCGGAGTAGGGCATACAGTGGAAACCCCTCAAAGAGTCTTGATAACTATATGAAAAAACTCATAAGATTAATAATAGGGAAGCGAAAAAGTGATATGGGCTTAGGTTCGTCAATCTCTAAAACCGGTAGCAAATTCTTAGAAGAGGTTAATGAAAATTCAAAACTTGTTAAGTACCTAAAAACACTATGTAATGCAGAAGGTGATAAGCTAAGCAAAAAGGATTTGAAAGAATTTGTGAATGACGGGGCTAATAAATCGTTCTATATAAAAGACGAAAAGTACAGTGCGGAATTCTTCAATTTAAGTCAAAAGCTAAAGGGCTTGAATCTAAACAAGTGGCATTTGAATAGTGAGAGGGTGCCCTTACAAGAGCGTGATTATAGTATTTGCTAGAAGAATATTTGAAAGCACCTGTAACTAGAGTTGGTATATTTTTATGAAACTTTAGTAGAGCTTACGCTTAATAATGACTTCTTGAATATATAGAATAGGCTCATAAAAAACTTAACTTATTTTTAATTGATTTTTGAATGTGAGGTGAACTACATGGGACTATTTTATCCAGATATCAACAGAAATCCAAGGCTTCTCAAAAAAAACTAAAGAAGCTTTTGATGGTTTCAAAAATTATATGGGCTTTTCATTTTATACAGCGCAATCTTTTCTTAAAGAAGAAAAAGGGACAAAGAAAATAAATAAAAATTTAATAAAGTTACGCAAAAAAACTGAAGCTAAAAAGTGGAGAAAATGCCTTAAATAAAGCGGTAGAGTTAGAGGAGGAATTGCAAAAAAGAGAAAAGAAAATCCAGGTCCCGGTGTTATAGAAGCGCTGGAGGCAGAGTTAGGTAGAATATTTCAAGGGAGGCAAGGATTCACCATCCAGGAGTATATGGCTTTAACGGAAAGTCAACAGCTTCAATTTACTCACATCCTTGCTGCTAGGCATAATTATGAGTTTGCTGTTAGTACCTGCGGTGATCATGGATTTCAAGATGAACGAAAAATGTTCCCTGCTGACACTAAAGGGCAAGGAGGTATAAAAAATGATCAGCTTAAAATAAATGCAGCTTTTATCTTGCAAATTTATAAATGTGAACAAGGTAAAGTTCCTGATAAAGGAGTATTGGATCTATTTAAAAAAAGCTCAAGGGTTAGATCCTGAAGTAGACTTGCAGGCGGAACTAACTATTTTGAATGAAAAAGCAAATAAAAAATTTCTACAGGCACTTTGTAATAAAGCAGCAACAAAAGTGCATAACCGTTGGTGGTCTTTCGGGGCAGCAGGTGAAAGAGTCAATATTAAGGGTGATAATAGTTTTTCCTTTGTTGTTCCAGGGCATTTGGCAAAAGCAATTGAGGCTAACAAGGCATACCTTCAAAAAGATCCGGTTACATTTAAAGATAATTTATTAAAAACTCTTGTGAGTTATAAAGATAGTAAAGTTAAATGCACGACATCAAGGGATGTATGGACACAAACGCTATATAATGCAAAGACTCAGAATCCTTCATTATTTTTCGATGACATGATTAAAGATATTGAAGAGAAAAAGGCGATATCTCCATCATCTAATAATGACCTTCGCAATTGAGCTACTTAGCCTTCGTAGATAAAGCCTAAATATTTTCACTAGGCTAGGTGTGAACTTTTTGCTCGGTGCTGCATTTTAGGAGACAGGAAGAGCTGACCTAATTAGACCATATTGTGGAACTTATCTAAAAGTTGTGAAGCTGGTCTTAATAAGTATTTATTGGGAACTTAAGGCTGAGAGTCATCAATATATCCTATGGACAAGAGGTTAAGTTATTATAGCAAAAAATGAAAATGCTTTTGTTACCGCTTACTTTTGTGGAACAAGCGTCCCTAAAGATGATGGCTCAGCAGTTGTAATCGAGAATTTTATTAACGAATTCACAGAAAAACCTTCCCTGCATAATATAGATATTTACAGTTTTAAGTATCATGGCTGTAGATACGAAAACAAGTTGGGGTTGTATGGCTTAAATGGTAATGGAACAGGGGAGCTAGCGAAAAAAATTTGTTACTGATTTAAAAAAGAAAGTGACAGGTAACAAGCGAGTCACTGTTTTTATGGCAGGACATTCTAGAGGTTGTATTTCAGCTAATAAAGCGGTACAGCTTATTCAAAGCGACCCAGACTTGAATAGCAAAGTGAAGGTGGTTTTAGATGAAAAAGATCCTGTACCTGGGAACTTGAGGTTAACATCGGCTATAGGCTCTTCTGCTGTTGGGACTATCACTCATAAGGCAAAAGATCTTAGAAAATGCAGTGTTGTTGAAAAGGCATATATTACCTTATCTACAGCTTCAGCTTATGATCTTTATAGCAAAAATAATAAAATAGGTCATGATGCCTTAATCCCAGAGCTTCATCCTGACACAGAAAGTGAAGTTGAAATTATACCAGGTCATCATCTCTTCTGTTCTGATATAGGTCAACTTGGCTTTTGCTCCTCTCGATCTAAAATGAGGCACTTAATGTTTTTAGAACTAAAAGAATTAGGTGCAGATAGTTTAGATAATGATATTAAATTAAGTAAAGATGATGAAATAAGACAATATAATAATCTTATGAAAAAAATTTAATGAGTCATTTTTTGGAAAAAAAGATCGACGTGATATACACTTTGGAGGTAAAGCAAGATATTCTAAAGCGGCTTATAGTAAATTTTTATCGAAGAAGGATGAAGGAGTATCTTTGAATTTTCGTCACTGGAAGCTTAAAGGGTGTCCAGACATTAAAAATCCAATCATCCTAGGTATCAAGCCACCAGATAATATTTCTAATGTTCAGAAATTAGAAAGTTTCCACCCTAAAGGATACTTAGTTCATCAGCACATCATATCCATAAAACACAAAATATTAGAAAGTTTTAATATGATTGAAGATCAAAATTTAAAAATAGCATCGAAAAAATCATCTTAATGCTATAATCAATAGCTGCGCACTAAATTCTATTGAAAAAAATAGCATCGAAGAAGCTAATGCAGCCTTCGATGAAGTTTTTAATAGTGCTATTTCACCTTTGCTAAAGTTATTGGGAAGTATAACAAAAGAGAGTATCCAAACATTCAAGGATGAATCAAAAGCTACGCCTTGGTGGAAGACAGCTTTAAAGGTGGTTGCTGCAGCTGTTGCTATTGTCTGTGGTGCTGCTTTGATTGCTTCATCATGTGGTTTAGCAGTGCCAGTTATCGGAGTTGCAGCTGCGACTGTCATTCCTGCCCCCGTTGTAGGGGTGGCAGGTGGGCTGTATAGTTATGGCGGCACTAAACTACTAAAGCATGCATTTTTTGAATGTGAAGTGGAAAAGACGGGTAAGCGGCTAATAAAAGCCGCTGTTGAAAGTCAGGCAGTGCTCTAAGAGCGTAACTCAACTAAGATCATGTACATTGCTAGGTTGAGCTGGATTTTCCTTGGTTT
This genomic stretch from Piscirickettsia litoralis harbors:
- a CDS encoding RasGEF domain-containing protein, producing the protein MDQKVQYSIMDAQSLSDSAKAYSFWVKIAHQAVADKNYELALSVYSALNTTTVVRAFDELKKNRA